From the genome of Zalophus californianus isolate mZalCal1 chromosome 6, mZalCal1.pri.v2, whole genome shotgun sequence, one region includes:
- the MFGE8 gene encoding lactadherin: MPGPRLLAALCGALLCASGLFAASGDFCDSSQCLNGGTCLLGQDNTPFYCLCPEGFTGLICNETEKGPCFPNPCYNDAECQVIGDLYRGDVFTQYVCKCPHGYTGVHCETTCAMPLGMETGAISDAQIAASSVHLGFMGLQRWAPELARLHRTGIVNAWTASNYDKNPWIQVNLMREMRVTGVVTQGASRAGSAEYLKTFKVAYSVNGRKFQFIQSAEGTGDKIFVGNMDNSGLKVNLFDFPLEVQYVRLVPIICHRGCTLRFELLGCELNGCAEPLGMKDNSIPDKQITASSIYRTWGLNAFSWYPFYARLDKQGKFNAWTAQTNDASEWLQVDLGSQKQVTGIITQGARDFGHIQYVAAYKVAYSNDSINWAEYRDQGAIDSKIFPGNLDNNSHKKNMFEMPFLARFVRILPVAWHNRITLRVELLGC, from the exons ATGCCGGGCCCCCGCCTGCTGGCCGCGCTCTGCGGCGCGCTCCTCTGCGCCTCGGGACTCTTCGCCGCCTCCG GTGACTTCTGTGACTCTAGCCAGTGCCTGAATGGTGGCACCTGCTTATTGGGCCAGGACAACACCCCCTTCTACTGCCTCTGCCCCGAAGGCTTCACGGGACTGATCTGcaatgagacagagaaag GTCCTTGTTTTCCAAACCCCTGCTACAATGATGCCGAATGCCAGGTGATTGGCGACTTGTACAGAGGGGATGTTTTCACCCAGTATGTCTGCAAGTGTCCTCACGGTTATACAGGTGTCCACTGTGAGACCA CCTGCGCCATGCCGCTGGGCATGGAGACGGGCGCCATTTCCGACGCACAGATCGCTGCTTCATCTGTGCACTTGGGCTTCATGGGTTTACAGCGCTGGGCCCCAGAGCTGGCCCGTCTGCACCGCACGGGCATTGTCAATGCTTGGACGGCCAGCAACTATGATAAGAACCCCTGGATCCAG GTGAACCTGATGCGGGAGATGCGGGTGACGGGCGTGGTGACACAGGGCGCCAGCCGCGCAGGCAGTGCCGAGTACCTGAAGACCTTCAAGGTGGCCTACAGCGTCAACGGACGCAAGTTCCAGTTTATCCAGAGTGCAGAGGGGACAGGAGACAAG ATATTTGTGGGTAACATGGACAACAGTGGCCTGAAAGTCAACCTGTTTGACTTCCCTCTGGAGGTGCAGTACGTGAGGTTGGTGCCCATCATCTGCCACCGGGGCTGCACCCTCCGCTTTGAGCTCCTTGGCTGTGAGCTGAATG GATGTGCTGAGCCCCTGGGCATGAAGGACAACTCCATCCCTGACAAGCAGATCACGGCCTCCAGCATCTACAGGACCTGGGGCCTGAATGCCTTCAGCTGGTATCCCTTCTATGCGCGGTTGGACAAGCAGGGCAAGTTCAATGCCTGGACCGCTCAGACCAATGATGCCTCTGAGTGGCTGCAG GTTGACCTGGGCTCCCAGAAGCAAGTGACCGGCATCATTACCCAGGGGGCCCGAGACTTTGGCCACATCCAGTACGTGGCAGCCTACAAGGTGGCCTACAGTAACGACAGCATCAACTGGGCTGAGTACAGAGACCAGGGGGCCATCGACAGCAAG ATCTTCCCTGGCAACTTGGACAATAATTCCCACAAGAAGAACATGTTTGAGATGCCCTTCCTGGCTCGCTTTGTGCGCATCCTGCCCGTCGCCTGGCACAACCGCATCACCCTGCGCGTGGAGCTGTTGGGCTGTTAG